A portion of the Pedobacter cryoconitis genome contains these proteins:
- a CDS encoding type VI secretion system baseplate subunit TssF gives MKNIFYSSKDEIRNRILKNALDYWGIKNTNDFDPLVKLLIEALSTELFNVSNDVKNLENRILDRISRILASDTLTSALPAHAILHARAIEPTETIDTKTQFFFRKRLKDKSENSGENTSDIFFSPLKAVKVFHSEIAYLANGSNIFKIDAQHNKTLLTHSNPGEGLEKNTLYIGIENPPAINLIPGLSFYFDWRNYAVNDNVYDLIALSKWFLDDLPVNLSLNKFYLETAQNSQSPFDNQDVLNLITQDVNAFYANRFLTVDEENIFPHQPYLQNYPKEFDTVFQAGSVSSFKKPILWLKVVFPAAINEAMLDELHVAINAFPVVNKRIHDFKHRLKMMTNIMPIKLQDHDQFLCVDSLTDKAGNYYTEIPHSHDDDANAGSFSIRYGGSERFDNRNAKEIVDYLFELLRDEKAAFSAYGSDFLNSSLKELEQNISIIEQKTKAQLITIKELLNYIIVKPLNNADILFLEFWSTNAEMGNQIKSGSHLQSFESSKTIPESLFLLSNTKGGRSRLNATNRVQAYKYGLTTGNRLVTQSDIINFCFFELGNKIKAVNIRKGLMPAQNPKEGFLKTTDIIITPAQQNELNEEEWKSMLSLTKSKLEIRSTMNIHYRLLLS, from the coding sequence ATGAAGAACATATTTTACTCCTCTAAAGACGAAATAAGGAACAGGATTTTAAAAAATGCATTAGATTACTGGGGTATAAAAAACACCAATGATTTTGATCCGCTGGTTAAATTGCTGATTGAAGCCTTAAGTACAGAACTTTTCAATGTTTCCAATGATGTAAAAAATCTGGAGAACCGTATTCTGGATCGTATTTCCCGCATTTTAGCTTCAGACACCCTAACCTCTGCCCTCCCAGCGCATGCGATATTACATGCACGCGCTATTGAGCCTACAGAAACAATTGATACCAAAACCCAGTTCTTTTTTAGAAAAAGGCTGAAAGATAAAAGTGAAAATAGCGGAGAAAACACATCAGACATCTTCTTTAGCCCTTTAAAGGCTGTTAAAGTATTTCATTCTGAAATAGCTTACCTCGCCAACGGAAGTAATATATTTAAAATTGATGCGCAGCACAATAAGACTTTACTTACCCATAGTAATCCAGGGGAAGGCCTGGAGAAAAATACACTCTATATCGGAATAGAAAACCCACCGGCAATAAACCTTATACCTGGACTAAGCTTCTATTTTGACTGGCGTAATTACGCTGTTAATGATAATGTATACGACCTGATTGCCTTGTCTAAATGGTTTTTAGATGATCTGCCGGTCAACCTTTCCTTAAATAAATTCTACCTGGAAACAGCACAAAACAGCCAGTCTCCATTTGATAATCAGGATGTTTTAAACCTGATCACCCAAGACGTTAATGCCTTCTATGCGAACAGGTTCCTGACCGTTGATGAGGAAAACATATTCCCGCATCAACCCTATCTTCAAAATTACCCGAAAGAATTTGACACAGTCTTCCAGGCAGGCAGCGTGAGCAGCTTCAAAAAACCAATATTGTGGTTAAAAGTCGTTTTCCCAGCTGCAATTAATGAGGCCATGCTTGATGAACTGCATGTTGCTATCAATGCCTTTCCCGTGGTTAATAAAAGGATACATGACTTTAAGCACCGGCTCAAAATGATGACCAATATTATGCCCATCAAACTTCAGGACCATGACCAGTTTCTGTGTGTAGACTCCCTGACTGACAAAGCAGGGAACTATTATACTGAAATTCCGCACAGCCATGATGATGATGCGAATGCAGGTTCATTTTCAATACGTTACGGAGGTTCAGAACGCTTTGACAACAGAAATGCGAAGGAAATTGTAGACTATCTTTTTGAACTGTTAAGGGACGAGAAAGCTGCATTTTCTGCCTATGGATCTGATTTCCTCAACAGCTCCCTGAAAGAACTGGAGCAAAATATCTCCATTATTGAACAAAAGACAAAAGCACAGCTCATTACGATTAAAGAACTGCTGAATTATATCATTGTCAAACCATTGAATAACGCCGATATACTCTTTCTTGAATTCTGGTCAACGAACGCCGAAATGGGGAACCAAATTAAATCCGGAAGTCACCTGCAATCCTTTGAAAGCAGCAAAACGATACCAGAAAGTCTGTTTTTATTAAGTAATACTAAAGGGGGAAGATCCAGATTAAATGCGACCAACAGAGTTCAGGCTTATAAATACGGGCTCACAACCGGTAACAGGCTGGTTACCCAGTCAGACATTATTAACTTTTGCTTTTTCGAGTTAGGGAATAAGATCAAGGCTGTAAATATCCGCAAAGGGTTGATGCCTGCACAAAATCCAAAAGAAGGTTTTCTTAAAACCACGGATATTATCATTACTCCTGCCCAGCAAAACGAATTAAACGAAGAAGAATGGAAATCTATGCTCAGTTTAACCAAATCTAAACTGGAAATCCGAAGCACCATGAATATCCACTACAGGCTTTTATTAAGTTAA
- a CDS encoding ABC transporter permease has translation MFQHHLLLIYRNFKKYKSSFFINLIGLSAGLTCALLIYLWVSDEVQIDHFHAKSGQLYQLMENEQTESGINTTDQTAGILAEALAKEMPEVEDAVAASPAYWIAETKLSAKNEMAVRGGGLFAGKDFFKVFSYPLIAGNISQVLTAKNSIIVSELLAMKLFHTIDVLGKEIVWENADMTDENHALISGVFKAIPTSSSVQFDFVVSLQLVMGPSSSFLSWGNHGPNTFIVLKKGANPETLNAKLKGFMKAKGENRRELSIRPYANGYLYDQYENGKQVGGRIEYVKLFALIAIFILIIACVNFMNLATARAAVRMKEVGIKKVMGASRQSLMMQYLGESVLLTCLSLFFSLLFVELLLPQFNVLTGKHLFLHFDWKLILTLTGIIIFTGLIAGSYPALYLSGFNPAAALKGKLSHSMGELWTRQGLVVFQFTLSVILIVCVLVVYKQIEFVQHIQIGYKKDNVLYIESDGKLKENPGAFIAEIRNIPGVMNASSIDKRFIGDLKSTVGYFNWEGRDPKRVIKFQFAGINSGLIETMGMQMAGGRSFSSKFGADSTKIILNEAGIKMMGLKNPIGKIFSLWHKELQIIGIVKDVHFESMHEVVKPMFFLYNSKQASRIMVQIKAGQEKEAITELQQRYQNFNPGAGMVYRFLDQDFQAQYVAENRISLLSRYFAGLAILISCLGLFGLASFTAQRKLKEIGVRKVLGASEWGIIYSLSKDFVKPVLISIVIALPLSYIVTKHWLDTFAYRIDLQFWYFAGAGFLALFISWLTVSVQAIRAGLKNPVECLRDE, from the coding sequence ATGTTTCAACATCATTTATTACTGATCTATAGAAATTTCAAAAAGTATAAGAGTTCATTTTTTATCAATCTGATCGGATTGAGTGCAGGGTTAACTTGTGCTTTACTGATTTATTTATGGGTAAGTGATGAGGTTCAAATAGATCATTTCCATGCTAAAAGCGGACAGCTTTATCAATTGATGGAAAATGAGCAGACAGAAAGTGGAATAAATACTACTGATCAGACTGCCGGTATTTTAGCTGAAGCTTTAGCTAAAGAAATGCCTGAAGTGGAAGATGCTGTAGCAGCTTCGCCTGCGTATTGGATCGCAGAAACTAAACTCTCCGCTAAAAATGAGATGGCTGTGAGGGGTGGTGGACTTTTTGCGGGAAAGGATTTTTTTAAAGTGTTCTCTTATCCTTTGATTGCAGGAAATATCAGCCAGGTGCTGACCGCCAAAAATTCTATTATTGTTTCCGAGCTGCTGGCCATGAAGTTATTTCATACCATAGATGTGCTGGGCAAAGAAATAGTTTGGGAAAATGCAGATATGACCGATGAAAACCACGCCTTGATTTCGGGTGTGTTTAAAGCTATACCAACCAGTTCTTCGGTGCAATTTGATTTTGTCGTATCCCTGCAATTGGTCATGGGGCCATCTTCTTCCTTCTTAAGCTGGGGGAATCATGGGCCAAATACTTTCATTGTGCTGAAAAAGGGTGCAAACCCGGAAACTTTGAATGCAAAGCTTAAGGGCTTTATGAAAGCAAAGGGAGAAAACCGCAGGGAACTCTCTATACGGCCCTATGCAAATGGCTACCTGTATGATCAATACGAAAATGGTAAACAAGTGGGTGGCAGAATTGAATATGTTAAACTGTTTGCACTGATTGCCATTTTCATTTTGATTATTGCTTGTGTGAACTTTATGAACTTAGCTACTGCCAGAGCTGCCGTCAGAATGAAAGAGGTGGGAATCAAAAAAGTAATGGGGGCGAGCCGCCAATCATTGATGATGCAGTACCTGGGGGAATCTGTTTTATTAACTTGCTTGTCTTTATTCTTCTCCTTGCTTTTTGTAGAGCTGTTACTTCCACAATTTAATGTACTGACGGGTAAACATTTGTTCTTACATTTTGACTGGAAGCTTATTTTAACTTTAACAGGGATCATCATTTTTACCGGGTTAATTGCGGGTAGTTATCCGGCTTTGTATTTATCAGGATTTAATCCCGCGGCTGCGTTAAAAGGAAAATTAAGTCATAGTATGGGGGAATTATGGACGCGTCAGGGCTTGGTCGTTTTTCAATTTACACTTTCAGTTATTCTGATCGTTTGTGTATTGGTGGTTTATAAGCAGATCGAATTTGTTCAGCATATTCAGATCGGGTACAAAAAGGACAATGTGTTATATATAGAGAGTGACGGGAAATTAAAAGAGAATCCTGGTGCTTTTATCGCAGAGATCAGAAATATACCGGGTGTAATGAATGCTTCTAGTATAGACAAGCGCTTTATCGGAGATCTGAAAAGCACAGTTGGCTATTTTAACTGGGAAGGAAGAGATCCAAAACGGGTGATCAAATTTCAGTTTGCAGGCATCAATAGCGGTTTAATTGAAACCATGGGCATGCAGATGGCTGGTGGACGTTCTTTTTCCAGCAAATTTGGTGCTGACAGTACGAAAATCATCCTTAATGAAGCTGGAATAAAAATGATGGGTTTAAAAAATCCGATTGGCAAGATATTCAGTTTATGGCATAAGGAATTACAAATTATAGGAATCGTTAAAGATGTCCATTTTGAATCGATGCACGAGGTCGTGAAACCTATGTTTTTTCTGTACAATTCTAAACAGGCGAGCAGGATTATGGTTCAGATTAAAGCGGGACAGGAAAAGGAGGCTATCACTGAATTGCAGCAACGTTATCAAAATTTCAATCCCGGAGCTGGCATGGTTTACCGGTTTTTAGATCAGGATTTTCAGGCTCAATATGTAGCTGAGAACAGGATCTCCCTATTGTCAAGATACTTTGCTGGACTGGCTATTCTTATTTCTTGTCTGGGGCTTTTTGGACTGGCTTCTTTTACGGCACAGCGAAAACTTAAAGAAATTGGTGTCAGAAAAGTACTGGGCGCAAGTGAATGGGGGATTATTTACAGCCTGTCTAAGGATTTCGTTAAACCTGTGCTCATTTCTATAGTGATTGCTTTGCCTTTAAGTTATATCGTTACGAAACACTGGCTGGATACTTTCGCTTACCGGATAGATTTACAGTTTTGGTATTTTGCAGGAGCTGGATTTCTTGCACTCTTTATTTCCTGGCTTACGGTTAGTGTGCAGGCGATCAGGGCAGGGCTGAAAAATCCGGTGGAGTGTTTAAGAGACGAATAA
- a CDS encoding type VI secretion system transmembrane protein TssO, producing the protein MIKLSIKERRDQFLFFIGIFLFTTGLLSFGLFYDYGNGRVVSKQDLADKLEQNAEFEATVKEQRATIDTTYKNIMTFDPGVQAVFLENDIKNSMASIKSNYERKAYDARYKTFLQASQLYSDLFYNRRELKGNNKDIEKLSKSLEDCKLSTRQLRQTMGSQPNQR; encoded by the coding sequence ATGATTAAATTAAGTATAAAAGAACGAAGAGATCAATTCCTTTTTTTTATCGGAATATTTCTATTTACTACCGGATTACTAAGCTTTGGTTTGTTTTACGATTATGGTAACGGCAGGGTAGTTTCAAAACAGGATCTTGCTGATAAACTGGAACAGAATGCAGAATTTGAAGCTACGGTTAAAGAACAAAGAGCCACTATTGATACGACTTACAAAAACATTATGACTTTTGATCCCGGGGTACAGGCTGTATTCCTGGAGAATGATATCAAAAACTCAATGGCTTCTATCAAATCGAATTATGAACGGAAAGCTTACGATGCACGTTACAAAACATTTCTGCAGGCTTCTCAGCTTTATAGTGATTTGTTTTATAACAGAAGAGAACTCAAAGGAAATAACAAGGATATTGAGAAATTAAGCAAATCCTTAGAAGATTGTAAGTTATCTACTCGCCAGCTCAGACAGACCATGGGCAGCCAGCCGAACCAGAGATAA
- a CDS encoding TssN family type VI secretion system protein — translation MDVQSFFIRYLLFPLIFVVSAALLSIVNKKNQFLNNKRLIIGILVLSIVLALPGFLGFLSFDFMPWGYIICQIYYLMTGTFFVYLFTKKYPKELLDRKLFIVFGILVGSLLSFYLFQLAFNWLSDIHFGLWAATSILTFVVPLLFWWAYVALISIPTEIYKIWQYPASPINIDMDHLDFDRMLVLELELYKNTSDPEPLRVKAKAPENMIFGNWFYKFIEDYNLKFPKSPVKYTGEDGESYKWIFFIKTSFFRKNIFIDPDHDIINNRITEKITIYAKRVSENANKPETIGDESIFI, via the coding sequence ATGGACGTTCAATCATTCTTTATCCGATATTTATTATTCCCTTTAATATTTGTTGTATCCGCTGCTTTGCTCTCAATTGTAAATAAGAAAAATCAATTTCTTAATAACAAAAGACTGATCATTGGCATCCTCGTATTAAGTATAGTACTGGCACTGCCTGGCTTCCTTGGCTTCCTGAGCTTTGATTTTATGCCCTGGGGATATATTATCTGCCAGATTTACTACCTGATGACCGGTACCTTTTTTGTTTACCTGTTCACTAAAAAATATCCAAAAGAACTGCTGGACAGAAAGCTTTTTATTGTATTCGGCATATTAGTCGGTTCACTGCTTAGTTTTTACCTGTTTCAACTTGCATTCAACTGGCTGAGTGATATTCACTTTGGGCTATGGGCAGCAACCAGTATCCTGACCTTTGTTGTCCCTTTACTTTTCTGGTGGGCCTATGTAGCGCTGATCAGTATCCCGACAGAGATTTATAAGATCTGGCAATACCCTGCCAGTCCAATCAATATTGATATGGACCACCTGGATTTTGACCGGATGCTGGTACTGGAGCTTGAACTGTATAAAAACACCAGTGACCCGGAGCCTTTGCGTGTTAAAGCCAAAGCACCAGAGAATATGATATTCGGTAATTGGTTCTATAAATTTATTGAAGATTACAACCTGAAATTCCCTAAAAGCCCGGTTAAATATACTGGCGAAGATGGAGAATCTTATAAATGGATATTTTTCATCAAAACATCTTTCTTCAGAAAGAATATCTTCATAGATCCTGACCATGATATTATCAATAACCGGATTACAGAGAAGATTACTATTTATGCAAAAAGAGTATCTGAAAACGCCAATAAACCCGAAACTATCGGAGACGAATCTATTTTCATCTAA
- a CDS encoding PKD domain-containing protein gives MADTNTTNGKSVSSNSQGYIFLYIFIAILIIAALIFLLKSSFFDKRSVDARILKDEMYLNEDLVFTDNTRSAKKWLWEFGNGAKLTTQNGSYRYTKSGSYIIRLTVDGELKEQFPVTVRDTVVAALDTMVTISGPTSGVVNEEVRVEAEGKGNQFEWSFGETNRVDVKGRTALYTFHTPGKFMVKLTTDRSHRPIYHTIFITDPNAELDTDMVVPGEGEQKVIDDIRARLQAIANGADFNSNYYYLIRRYMCNNEKVTVAVDQDGVKKSSDFYSYCMGLTFGGEIVVDEAQLTISPNSTCATLVNIKQHSANTVKK, from the coding sequence ATGGCCGATACTAATACTACGAATGGAAAATCAGTAAGCAGTAATTCACAGGGATACATCTTCCTGTATATTTTTATTGCAATCCTGATTATTGCTGCACTTATCTTTTTATTGAAAAGCTCATTTTTTGATAAACGCAGTGTTGATGCAAGAATCTTAAAAGATGAGATGTACCTGAATGAAGATCTCGTATTTACCGACAATACCAGGAGCGCAAAAAAATGGCTTTGGGAGTTTGGTAACGGGGCGAAATTAACGACACAAAACGGGAGTTACCGCTATACTAAATCAGGTTCTTATATCATCAGGCTAACTGTTGACGGAGAATTAAAAGAGCAATTCCCGGTTACGGTAAGAGATACTGTTGTTGCCGCTTTGGATACGATGGTCACGATCAGCGGTCCAACCTCGGGGGTGGTAAACGAAGAGGTCAGGGTAGAGGCAGAAGGAAAGGGTAACCAGTTTGAATGGTCTTTCGGAGAAACCAACCGGGTAGATGTAAAAGGCAGAACTGCTTTATATACTTTTCATACTCCGGGTAAGTTCATGGTGAAGTTAACAACCGACAGAAGTCACAGACCTATTTATCATACTATTTTTATTACAGATCCAAATGCGGAACTGGATACGGACATGGTGGTACCTGGTGAAGGGGAGCAAAAAGTTATTGATGATATCAGGGCACGTTTGCAGGCAATTGCGAATGGGGCAGATTTCAATTCAAATTATTACTACCTGATCCGCAGGTATATGTGTAACAATGAAAAGGTTACTGTAGCCGTTGACCAGGACGGGGTTAAAAAGTCGAGTGATTTTTATTCTTATTGTATGGGACTGACTTTCGGAGGTGAAATTGTTGTTGATGAAGCTCAATTGACAATCAGCCCTAATTCTACTTGTGCCACTCTGGTAAATATCAAACAACATTCAGCCAATACAGTAAAAAAATAA
- a CDS encoding type VI secretion system baseplate subunit TssG produces MKQRLHLRNDLNTDFEAITKVAELIENGDFHTDQIAVLPVGAKQRAYAKDISNYSFYYSDSKRKDCLTIEVNQEGFYDMLPEGLFHTPPTGSAGMSEEEMVEDVRLRRTEEKDARKFFMPFEAEVNYLKTVLQLYENRLDKRTTYNDLTNIFAAGWKEFELLDKEQSIIWMHFLPVIHQKRNDLKFLGQLLTVLFKVPVEAVLKSTNVKPSPIDEGLQFRLGAGALGINSIIGSSFLSDEEQVFINVGPADIKKLVNFMPGTAHAHLIDLAVSYLVPVETEVTTNLIANQQNQVGSLGADTNNSYLGYTVYL; encoded by the coding sequence ATGAAACAGAGACTGCATTTAAGGAATGATCTCAATACTGATTTTGAAGCTATCACAAAAGTTGCAGAGTTAATAGAGAATGGTGATTTTCACACTGATCAGATTGCAGTACTCCCTGTCGGCGCTAAACAAAGGGCTTATGCGAAGGATATCAGCAATTATTCATTTTATTATTCGGATAGTAAACGCAAGGACTGTTTAACTATAGAGGTTAACCAGGAAGGTTTTTATGATATGCTCCCTGAGGGCTTGTTCCATACGCCGCCTACTGGCAGTGCGGGCATGTCTGAAGAGGAAATGGTAGAAGATGTACGCCTGAGAAGAACGGAAGAAAAAGACGCCAGGAAGTTCTTTATGCCTTTTGAAGCTGAGGTGAATTATCTTAAAACAGTATTGCAGCTTTATGAGAACAGGTTGGATAAAAGAACTACTTATAACGACCTGACGAATATCTTTGCGGCTGGCTGGAAAGAGTTTGAATTGCTTGATAAAGAGCAAAGTATAATCTGGATGCATTTTTTACCGGTGATCCATCAGAAAAGAAATGACCTTAAATTTCTTGGGCAATTATTGACTGTCCTTTTTAAAGTTCCGGTAGAAGCGGTTTTAAAAAGTACGAATGTGAAGCCTTCACCGATCGATGAAGGATTGCAGTTCAGGCTTGGTGCTGGCGCATTAGGGATAAATTCTATTATCGGCAGCAGTTTTTTGAGTGATGAGGAACAGGTATTTATCAATGTAGGGCCTGCTGATATTAAAAAACTAGTCAATTTTATGCCAGGTACAGCACATGCACATTTAATAGATCTTGCGGTATCTTACCTGGTACCTGTTGAAACTGAAGTGACTACAAATTTAATAGCGAATCAGCAAAACCAGGTTGGATCGCTGGGCGCGGATACCAATAACTCCTATTTAGGGTATACTGTTTATCTTTAG
- a CDS encoding Na+/H+ antiporter, whose translation MFHAQLLIVLTLLFAVFILTMLGQKLHISYPIFLVLAGLGISFIPGMPRIEIEPEMIFLLFLPPLLYEAAWYTSWNDFWKWRRGIGMLAFGLVFLTSTIVAFVSTAMIPGFTLAMGFLLGGIISPPDAVAANSVLKTLKLPKRLTATLEGESLINDASSLIVFRFALAAVLSGYFSMGQAVGQFFLVAGMGVVVGLAIAHMMYVVHRFLPTTPSIDAALTLITPYMMYIAAEEFHFSGVMAVVSGGLFLSYRSHELFTTGNSRLQTIGVWATVIFILNGLVFILIGLELPVIMADMGGYSIAEAIKYGVVISLITIVVRIIYVMSLAYVPKWVGSTKRMDHYNPTWKAPLIVGWAGMRGVVSLASALAIPLLLTNGQAFPHRSLILFITFVVILITLVFQGLTLPLIIKWVKMKDTGDYLPDEEQDAGISLRLMNIAVKELDEKYTDEIRNNPFVGCLRDQLQNDKVIMEQRLESLECDGMRREEVEHYNRILLHIYKLQRSELHVLRKENFYSDEEIRKHESQLDLDETKLIKAEH comes from the coding sequence ATGTTTCACGCGCAACTTTTAATTGTACTTACGCTGCTTTTTGCTGTTTTTATCCTCACTATGCTGGGGCAAAAACTCCATATATCTTATCCTATTTTTTTAGTACTGGCTGGTTTGGGAATAAGTTTTATTCCGGGTATGCCCCGGATAGAAATAGAGCCGGAAATGATCTTTCTGCTCTTTCTTCCACCACTGCTTTATGAAGCAGCCTGGTATACTTCATGGAACGATTTCTGGAAATGGAGAAGGGGCATCGGGATGCTCGCCTTTGGCTTGGTATTCCTCACTTCTACAATTGTAGCCTTCGTTTCTACAGCCATGATTCCTGGTTTTACTTTAGCTATGGGCTTTTTGTTAGGAGGGATTATCTCGCCACCTGATGCAGTTGCTGCAAACTCAGTTTTGAAAACCCTGAAGCTTCCTAAACGTTTGACAGCAACATTGGAAGGAGAAAGCCTGATCAATGATGCGTCCAGTTTAATTGTTTTTCGTTTTGCATTGGCAGCAGTATTGTCGGGTTATTTTTCTATGGGACAGGCTGTTGGTCAGTTCTTTTTGGTGGCAGGAATGGGTGTTGTCGTTGGTTTGGCAATTGCGCATATGATGTATGTAGTGCATCGGTTTTTACCCACAACACCGAGTATAGATGCTGCCCTGACCTTGATTACTCCTTATATGATGTATATAGCTGCAGAAGAATTTCACTTTTCGGGTGTAATGGCAGTAGTGAGTGGAGGATTATTTTTGTCTTATCGTTCTCATGAGCTATTCACAACTGGTAATTCGCGTTTGCAGACCATTGGCGTATGGGCTACTGTCATCTTTATTTTGAATGGCCTGGTCTTTATCTTAATTGGTCTGGAACTTCCGGTAATTATGGCCGATATGGGCGGTTATTCCATCGCTGAAGCAATCAAGTATGGAGTAGTGATCAGTTTAATTACGATTGTAGTCAGGATTATTTATGTGATGTCACTCGCTTATGTACCTAAATGGGTTGGAAGTACCAAAAGAATGGATCATTACAATCCGACTTGGAAGGCACCACTGATTGTAGGTTGGGCAGGGATGAGAGGCGTAGTTTCTTTAGCCTCCGCATTGGCTATTCCATTGTTATTAACCAATGGGCAGGCCTTTCCACACCGCAGCTTGATCTTGTTCATCACTTTTGTAGTGATCCTGATTACTTTAGTTTTTCAGGGATTGACCCTTCCATTAATTATCAAATGGGTTAAAATGAAGGATACTGGTGATTATTTGCCAGATGAAGAGCAAGATGCGGGGATCAGCCTCAGGTTAATGAATATTGCAGTGAAAGAGCTGGATGAAAAATATACAGATGAAATACGGAATAACCCATTTGTAGGCTGTTTGAGAGACCAGCTGCAAAATGATAAGGTCATTATGGAGCAGCGTTTAGAATCTTTGGAGTGCGATGGGATGAGAAGAGAAGAAGTGGAGCATTATAACCGGATATTATTGCATATTTATAAACTACAGCGTAGTGAGCTACATGTTCTACGGAAGGAAAATTTTTACAGTGATGAAGAAATCCGTAAGCACGAGAGTCAGCTTGACCTGGATGAGACCAAATTGATAAAAGCTGAACATTAG
- a CDS encoding GPW/gp25 family protein, which yields MSDFLYNKPFRLKNILDNKDLTEADLGKSISQNIELIIFTRYGEHRHNRNFGCEIWDLDFELIVSETTWEEKFRQSLLRSITEYERRLYQVEVEINMTEVEKKFSLRNVTEIKKKVDISIWGKMNITGEKYYFNTGLFLSPLSS from the coding sequence ATGTCAGATTTCTTATATAACAAACCATTTCGATTAAAAAACATTCTCGACAACAAAGACCTTACAGAGGCCGATTTGGGGAAATCAATCTCTCAGAATATAGAGTTGATTATTTTTACCAGATATGGAGAACACAGGCATAACAGGAACTTTGGCTGCGAAATATGGGATTTAGACTTCGAATTAATAGTTAGCGAGACAACCTGGGAAGAAAAATTCAGGCAATCTTTGCTCAGATCTATTACAGAATATGAACGTCGCCTCTATCAGGTTGAGGTTGAAATCAATATGACCGAAGTAGAGAAGAAATTTTCTCTCAGAAATGTTACAGAAATCAAGAAAAAAGTGGATATTTCTATCTGGGGAAAAATGAATATCACAGGAGAAAAATATTATTTTAACACTGGCTTATTCTTAAGTCCACTTTCAAGTTAA